One Phocoena sinus isolate mPhoSin1 chromosome 14, mPhoSin1.pri, whole genome shotgun sequence genomic region harbors:
- the LOC116765133 gene encoding proline dehydrogenase 1, mitochondrial isoform X2, whose translation MSLRRAFPVLRSALSRRAPLSTAPATREQHAAGLEAVRGRGAAEAARPPVPAVDFGNTQEAYRSRRSWELARSLLVLRLCASPALLARHEQLLRLARRLLGQRLFDRLMKMTFYGQFVAGEDQESIRPLIQHNRAFGVGSILDYGVEEDLTPEEAERKEMESCTSASERDGHGTSKREKQFQAHRAFGDRRDGVVSARTYFYASEAKCDSHMETFLRCIEASGGASEDGFSAIKLTALGRPQFLLQFSDVLTKWRRFFHQMAAEQGKAGLAAMDTKLEVAALQESVVKMGIASRMEIENWFTVETLGVSGTLDLLDWGSLIDSRTELSRHLVVPNMQTGQLEPLLSRFTEEEERQMTRMLQRMDVLAKKASEVGVRLMVDAEQTYFQPAISRLTLEMQRRFNVERPLIFNTYQCYLKDTYDNVTLDVELARREGWCFGAKLVRGAYMAQERARALEIGYEDPINPTYEATNAMYHRCLNYVLEELKHNARAAVMVASHNEDTVRFTLCRMEELGLHPADCQVYFGQLLGQAGYPVYKYVPYGPVMEVLPYLSRRALENSGVMKGAQREWQLLWQELKRRLRTGSLFHRQA comes from the exons ATGAGTCTTAGGCGAGCCTTCCCCGTGCTACGCTCCGCCCTCTCCCGCCGAGCCCCGCTGTCTACAGCGCCGGCGACCCGGGAGCAGCACGCCGCGGGCCTGGAAGCCGTGCGGGGGCGCGGGGCGGCCGAGGCCGCGCGGCCGCCAGTGCCCGCCGTGGACTTCGGCAACACGCAGGAGGCATACCGGAGCCGGCGCAGCTGGGAGCTGGCGCGCAGCCTGCTGGTGCTGCGCCTTTGCGCCTCGCCCGCGCTGCTGGCGCGCCACGAGCAG TTGCTCCGTCTTGCCAGGAGACTTCTGGGGCAAAGGTTGTTCGACAGACTGATGAAGATGACCTTCTACGGGCAGTTTGTGGCTGGTGAGGACCAGGAGTCCATCCGGCCCCTGATCCAGCACAACAGGGCCTTTGGCGTGGGCTCTATCCTGGACTATGGTGTGGAGGAGGACCTGACCCCTGAGGAGGCCGAACGCAAGGAGATGGA GTCCTGTACCTCAGCATCGGAGAGGGACGGCCATG GCACCAGTAAGAGGGAAAAGCAGTTCCAGGCCCACCGGGCATTCGGAGACCGCAGGGATGGCGTTGTCAGCGCCCGCACCTACTTCTACGCCAGCGAGGCCAAGTGCGACAGCCATATGGAGACGTTCCTGCGCTGCATCGAGGCTTCAG GTGGTGCCAGCGAGGATGGCTTCTCAGCCATTAAGCTCACTGCACTGGGGAGACCCCAGTTTCTG CTGCAGTTCTCAGATGTGCTGACCAAGTGGAGACGGTTCTTCCACCAAATGGCCGCAGAGCAGGGCAAGGCCGGGCTGGCTGCCATGGACACGAAGCTGGAGGTGGCTGCACTGCAG GAAAGCGTGGTGAAGATGGGCATCGCGTCCAGGATGGAGATTGAGAACTGGTTCACTGTGGAGACCCTTGGCGTGTCCGG CACCCTGGACCTGCTGGACTGGGGCAGCCTCATTGACAGCAGGACCGAGCTCTCCAGGCACCTGGTGGTCCCCAACATGCAG ACAGGACAGCTGGAGCCTCTGCTGTCGCGGTTCACCGAGGAGGAGGAACGGCAGATGACGAGGATGCTCCAGAGGATGGACGTCCTGGCCAAG AAAGCCAGCGAGGTGGGTGTGCGGCTGATGGTGGATGCCGAGCAGACCTACTTCCAGCCGGCCATCAGCCGCCTGACGCTGGAGATGCAGCGCAGGTTCAATGTGGAGAGGCCACTCATCTTCAACACATACCAGTGCTACCTCAAG GACACCTACGACAATGTCACCCTGGATGTGGAGCTGGCTCGCCGAGAGGGCTGGTGTTTCGGGGCCAAGCTGGTGCGTGGTGCATACATGGCCCAGGAACGTGCCCGCGCCCTGGAGATTGGGTATGAGGACCCTATCAACCCCACCTACGAGGCCACCAACGCCATGTACCACAG GTGCCTCAACTACGTCCTGGAGGAGCTGAAGCACAACGCCAGGGCCgcagtgatggtggcctcgcacaATGAGGACACCGTGCGCTTCACGCTGTGCAG GATGGAGGAACTGGGCCTGCACCCTGCCGATTGCCAGGTGTACTTTGGACAGCTTCTGG GACAGGCAGGCTACCCCGTGTACAAGTATGTGCCTTACGGCCCTGTGATGGAGGTGCTGCCCTACCTGTCCCGCCGAGCCCTAGAGAACAGCGGAGTCATGAAGGGCGCCCAGAGGGAGTGGCAGCTGCTTTGGCAGGAGCTCAAGCGGAGGCTCCGCACAGGCAGCCTCTTCCACCGCCAGGCCTAG
- the LOC116765133 gene encoding proline dehydrogenase 1, mitochondrial isoform X1 — protein MSLRRAFPVLRSALSRRAPLSTAPATREQHAAGLEAVRGRGAAEAARPPVPAVDFGNTQEAYRSRRSWELARSLLVLRLCASPALLARHEQLLRLARRLLGQRLFDRLMKMTFYGQFVAGEDQESIRPLIQHNRAFGVGSILDYGVEEDLTPEEAERKEMESCTSASERDGHGTSKREKQFQAHRAFGDRRDGVVSARTYFYASEAKCDSHMETFLRCIEASGGASEDGFSAIKLTALGRPQFLLQFSDVLTKWRRFFHQMAAEQGKAGLAAMDTKLEVAALQESVVKMGIASRMEIENWFTVETLGVSGTLDLLDWGSLIDSRTELSRHLVVPNMQTGQLEPLLSRFTEEEERQMTRMLQRMDVLAKKASEVGVRLMVDAEQTYFQPAISRLTLEMQRRFNVERPLIFNTYQCYLKDTYDNVTLDVELARREGWCFGAKLVRGAYMAQERARALEIGYEDPINPTYEATNAMYHRCLNYVLEELKHNARAAVMVASHNEDTVRFTLCRMEELGLHPADCQVYFGQLLGMCDQISFPLGQAGYPVYKYVPYGPVMEVLPYLSRRALENSGVMKGAQREWQLLWQELKRRLRTGSLFHRQA, from the exons ATGAGTCTTAGGCGAGCCTTCCCCGTGCTACGCTCCGCCCTCTCCCGCCGAGCCCCGCTGTCTACAGCGCCGGCGACCCGGGAGCAGCACGCCGCGGGCCTGGAAGCCGTGCGGGGGCGCGGGGCGGCCGAGGCCGCGCGGCCGCCAGTGCCCGCCGTGGACTTCGGCAACACGCAGGAGGCATACCGGAGCCGGCGCAGCTGGGAGCTGGCGCGCAGCCTGCTGGTGCTGCGCCTTTGCGCCTCGCCCGCGCTGCTGGCGCGCCACGAGCAG TTGCTCCGTCTTGCCAGGAGACTTCTGGGGCAAAGGTTGTTCGACAGACTGATGAAGATGACCTTCTACGGGCAGTTTGTGGCTGGTGAGGACCAGGAGTCCATCCGGCCCCTGATCCAGCACAACAGGGCCTTTGGCGTGGGCTCTATCCTGGACTATGGTGTGGAGGAGGACCTGACCCCTGAGGAGGCCGAACGCAAGGAGATGGA GTCCTGTACCTCAGCATCGGAGAGGGACGGCCATG GCACCAGTAAGAGGGAAAAGCAGTTCCAGGCCCACCGGGCATTCGGAGACCGCAGGGATGGCGTTGTCAGCGCCCGCACCTACTTCTACGCCAGCGAGGCCAAGTGCGACAGCCATATGGAGACGTTCCTGCGCTGCATCGAGGCTTCAG GTGGTGCCAGCGAGGATGGCTTCTCAGCCATTAAGCTCACTGCACTGGGGAGACCCCAGTTTCTG CTGCAGTTCTCAGATGTGCTGACCAAGTGGAGACGGTTCTTCCACCAAATGGCCGCAGAGCAGGGCAAGGCCGGGCTGGCTGCCATGGACACGAAGCTGGAGGTGGCTGCACTGCAG GAAAGCGTGGTGAAGATGGGCATCGCGTCCAGGATGGAGATTGAGAACTGGTTCACTGTGGAGACCCTTGGCGTGTCCGG CACCCTGGACCTGCTGGACTGGGGCAGCCTCATTGACAGCAGGACCGAGCTCTCCAGGCACCTGGTGGTCCCCAACATGCAG ACAGGACAGCTGGAGCCTCTGCTGTCGCGGTTCACCGAGGAGGAGGAACGGCAGATGACGAGGATGCTCCAGAGGATGGACGTCCTGGCCAAG AAAGCCAGCGAGGTGGGTGTGCGGCTGATGGTGGATGCCGAGCAGACCTACTTCCAGCCGGCCATCAGCCGCCTGACGCTGGAGATGCAGCGCAGGTTCAATGTGGAGAGGCCACTCATCTTCAACACATACCAGTGCTACCTCAAG GACACCTACGACAATGTCACCCTGGATGTGGAGCTGGCTCGCCGAGAGGGCTGGTGTTTCGGGGCCAAGCTGGTGCGTGGTGCATACATGGCCCAGGAACGTGCCCGCGCCCTGGAGATTGGGTATGAGGACCCTATCAACCCCACCTACGAGGCCACCAACGCCATGTACCACAG GTGCCTCAACTACGTCCTGGAGGAGCTGAAGCACAACGCCAGGGCCgcagtgatggtggcctcgcacaATGAGGACACCGTGCGCTTCACGCTGTGCAG GATGGAGGAACTGGGCCTGCACCCTGCCGATTGCCAGGTGTACTTTGGACAGCTTCTGGGTATGTGTGACCAGATAAGCTTCCCGCTAG GACAGGCAGGCTACCCCGTGTACAAGTATGTGCCTTACGGCCCTGTGATGGAGGTGCTGCCCTACCTGTCCCGCCGAGCCCTAGAGAACAGCGGAGTCATGAAGGGCGCCCAGAGGGAGTGGCAGCTGCTTTGGCAGGAGCTCAAGCGGAGGCTCCGCACAGGCAGCCTCTTCCACCGCCAGGCCTAG
- the DGCR6L gene encoding protein DGCR6L, whose amino-acid sequence MERYSGALEEAVDGARQQERHYQLLSALQGLVKELPSSFQQRLSYTTLSDLALALLDGTVFEIVQGLLDIQHLTEKSLYNQRLRLQNEHRVLRQALRQKHQEAQQACRPHNLPVLQAAQQRELEAVEHRIREEQRAMDQKIVLELDRKVADQQSTLEKAGVAGFYVTTNPQELTLQMNLLELIRKLQQRGCQVGKAAL is encoded by the exons ATGGAGCGGTACTCCGGCGCCTTGGAGGAGGCTGTGGATGGAGCCCGGCAGCAGGAGCGGCACTACCAGTTGCTGTCGGCACTGCAGGGCCTGGTCAAGGAGCTGCCCAG CTCCTTCCAGCAGCGCCTGTCCTACACCACGCTCAGTGACCTGGCCCTGGCGCTCCTTGACGGCACCGTCTTCGAGATCGTGCAGGGGCTGCTGGACATCCAGCACCTCACCGAGAAAAGCCTGTACAACCAGCGCCTGCGGCTGCAGAACGAGCACCGAG TGCTCAGGCAGGCGCTGCGGCAGAAACACCAGGAAGCCCAGCAGGCCTGCCGGCCCCACAACCTGCCTGTGCTCCAGGCGGCCCAGCAGCGCGAGCTAGAG GCGGTGGAGCACCGGATCCGTGAGGAGCAGCGGGCGATGGACCAGAAGATTGTCCTGGAGCTGGACCGGAAGGTGGCGGACCAGCAGAGCACACTGGAGAAGGCAGGGGTCGCCGGCTTCTATGTGACCACCAACCCGCAG GAGCTGACGCTACAGATGAACCTATTGGAACTCATCCGGAAGCTGCAGCAGAGGGGCTGCCAGGTGGGGAAGGCGGCACTATGA